In one window of Synechococcus sp. M16CYN DNA:
- a CDS encoding dihydrolipoamide acetyltransferase family protein → MATHDIFMPALSSTMTEGKIVEWLKQPGEKVARGESVLVVESDKADMDVESFQDGYLATVLLPAGSTAPVGETVGLIVETEAEIADAKAKVSSTPTTAPPRPAGEPAPAPPVYPTPVLTSGPASVPGSVTSPAVVAPVVNHSRIVATPRAKKLACQMGVDLVTVRGSGPHGRIQAEDVEKATGQTISVPRLAEGTGPAAVDHTAPVGLEPAGNSFGRPGETVSFNTLQGAVNRNMEASLAVPCFRVGYTITTNELDAFYKIVKPKGVTMTALLAKAVAVTLVRHPQVNAATTPAGITYPADINIAVAVAMEDGGLITPVLRHADRTDLYEMSRQWADLVKRSRSKRLLPEEYSTGTFTLSNLGMFGVDRFDAILPPGTGAILAVAASSPTVVAGKNGSIEVKRQMQVNLTADHRVIYGVDGASFLKDLADLIENRTESLSL, encoded by the coding sequence TTGGCAACTCACGACATCTTTATGCCTGCTCTTAGTTCCACTATGACGGAAGGCAAAATTGTGGAGTGGCTAAAGCAGCCTGGCGAGAAGGTTGCTCGCGGTGAATCTGTTCTTGTTGTTGAATCAGATAAAGCTGATATGGATGTCGAGTCATTTCAAGATGGTTACCTAGCGACCGTGCTACTGCCAGCTGGCAGTACTGCTCCGGTGGGCGAGACCGTTGGGTTGATTGTTGAAACCGAAGCAGAGATTGCCGATGCCAAAGCCAAAGTCTCAAGTACTCCAACTACAGCTCCTCCTCGGCCAGCTGGAGAGCCCGCACCAGCTCCCCCAGTCTATCCTACGCCTGTGTTAACTTCTGGCCCGGCATCAGTGCCAGGTTCAGTAACTTCACCCGCTGTAGTTGCTCCGGTTGTGAACCACAGCCGCATAGTAGCGACCCCACGTGCCAAGAAGTTAGCATGTCAAATGGGAGTAGACTTAGTTACAGTGCGAGGTAGTGGGCCACACGGCCGAATCCAAGCAGAGGATGTTGAAAAGGCTACCGGTCAGACTATTTCTGTCCCTCGCTTAGCTGAAGGCACTGGCCCTGCCGCCGTTGACCATACAGCCCCAGTCGGGCTTGAACCAGCTGGTAATAGCTTTGGACGTCCTGGTGAGACCGTGTCTTTTAACACATTGCAAGGAGCTGTAAATCGCAACATGGAAGCCAGCTTGGCCGTACCTTGCTTCCGTGTTGGTTATACCATTACCACTAACGAACTTGATGCATTTTATAAAATAGTGAAGCCCAAGGGTGTCACTATGACGGCTTTATTGGCTAAAGCCGTTGCTGTGACTTTGGTGCGTCATCCCCAAGTAAATGCGGCAACAACCCCAGCAGGAATCACTTACCCAGCCGATATAAATATTGCGGTAGCAGTGGCTATGGAAGACGGCGGCTTGATCACTCCGGTTCTGCGCCACGCAGATCGCACTGATCTCTATGAGATGTCGCGTCAATGGGCTGATTTAGTTAAACGGTCCCGTAGTAAACGACTGTTACCGGAGGAATACAGCACGGGCACGTTTACTCTATCTAATTTAGGCATGTTTGGAGTGGATCGTTTCGATGCTATCCTTCCTCCCGGTACCGGTGCGATTCTGGCCGTCGCTGCATCTTCTCCAACGGTTGTTGCTGGCAAGAATGGATCGATCGAGGTGAAACGTCAAATGCAGGTGAATCTTACCGCCGACCACCGAGTTATTTATGGTGTCGATGGAGCTTCTTTCCTTAAGGATTTGGCCGACTTAATTGAGAACCGCACAGAGAGCCTGTCGCTTTAA
- the cysK gene encoding cysteine synthase A yields the protein MSRIYDDNSLAIGNTPLVKLNNVTKNCKATVLAKIEGRNPAYSVKCRIGANMIWDAEKNGKLTKDKVIVEPTSGNTGIALAFTAAARGYKLILAMPESMSIERRRVMAVMGAEIVLTEATKGMPGAIAKAKEIAKSNPSKFFMPSQFDNPANPEIHFRTTGPEIWNDCDGAIDVFVAGVGTGGTITGVSRYVKNKVGKAIESVAVEPSHSPVITQTINGETVTPGSHKIQGIGAGFIPKNLDLNIVDKVEQVTNDESIAMAVRLAQEEGLLVGISCGAAAAVAIRLAEQEAYAGKTIVVILPDLAERYLSSSMFAKVPTGIIEQPVAA from the coding sequence ATGTCTCGCATTTACGACGATAACAGCCTGGCCATCGGCAACACCCCGCTGGTGAAATTGAATAACGTCACCAAAAATTGCAAAGCTACTGTTCTGGCGAAAATTGAAGGGCGTAACCCGGCGTACAGCGTAAAGTGCCGCATTGGTGCGAACATGATTTGGGACGCCGAAAAAAACGGCAAACTTACCAAAGACAAGGTGATTGTTGAGCCCACTTCAGGTAATACTGGGATCGCCTTGGCCTTCACTGCGGCAGCTCGTGGCTACAAGCTGATTCTTGCTATGCCCGAGTCAATGTCAATCGAACGTCGCCGCGTGATGGCTGTGATGGGAGCTGAAATTGTGCTTACCGAAGCTACTAAAGGCATGCCAGGAGCTATTGCCAAAGCCAAGGAAATTGCTAAGAGCAATCCCTCAAAATTTTTTATGCCTAGTCAATTCGACAACCCAGCCAACCCAGAAATTCATTTCCGGACTACTGGTCCTGAAATCTGGAACGATTGCGATGGTGCAATTGACGTTTTTGTAGCTGGTGTCGGCACAGGCGGCACGATCACTGGCGTATCACGCTATGTAAAAAATAAGGTCGGAAAAGCGATCGAATCTGTTGCTGTTGAACCGAGCCACAGCCCAGTGATTACCCAAACTATTAACGGAGAAACAGTAACTCCCGGTTCTCACAAGATCCAGGGAATTGGCGCCGGCTTTATTCCTAAGAACCTTGACCTCAACATCGTTGACAAAGTGGAACAGGTCACCAACGACGAATCAATCGCTATGGCCGTGCGTTTAGCGCAAGAGGAAGGTCTTTTAGTAGGTATTTCCTGTGGCGCAGCTGCAGCAGTCGCCATCCGTCTTGCCGAACAAGAGGCCTATGCAGGGAAAACAATTGTTGTCATCCTACCCGATTTAGCTGAGCGCTATCTGTCGTCTAGCATGTTCGCCAAGGTGCCTACGGGGATCATTGAGCAGCCTGTTGCTGCCTAA
- a CDS encoding YlqD family protein, producing MSDGTSLTIKRPITVRAVVTSVWKEEAERELSNGITAVDQQLSQLEQESQQLVDQVRRKSANPLDPRVQDQVGQIQQEVASKRTELEGQKRNLLQQQAQVCRLEIDQIVEQGQLESTCDLKVGDNLVQKMQVAIVVRDGVVQSIENN from the coding sequence ATGTCTGACGGCACCTCTCTAACGATCAAGCGCCCAATCACGGTGCGTGCCGTGGTTACTTCGGTCTGGAAAGAGGAAGCCGAGCGAGAACTGAGTAACGGCATCACTGCTGTTGATCAGCAGTTGTCCCAACTTGAGCAAGAAAGTCAGCAATTAGTGGACCAAGTGCGCCGAAAGAGCGCTAATCCGTTAGATCCCCGAGTTCAGGATCAGGTGGGCCAAATTCAACAAGAAGTTGCATCTAAACGCACAGAACTTGAGGGACAAAAGCGCAACCTGCTACAACAACAAGCTCAGGTATGTAGGCTCGAGATTGACCAAATTGTGGAACAGGGTCAGTTGGAAAGCACTTGTGATCTTAAGGTGGGTGACAATCTTGTTCAGAAGATGCAAGTGGCCATTGTTGTCCGCGATGGTGTGGTCCAATCGATCGAAAATAACTGA
- the queA gene encoding tRNA preQ1(34) S-adenosylmethionine ribosyltransferase-isomerase QueA, with translation MSDLQDRQLSSYAYSLPPERIAQVPVEPRHEARLFMAPFHNDGAEAARHGKVWNLLDELRSGDLLVVNDTRVLKARLKVRRLGGGRSELLMLEPRGDGLWLCLARPANRTRPGDQLRIESTNIRLKVMAKDRVSGGRIVQFPSNCRDAESIETLLDQFGEVPLPPYIKQHNPFDAERYQTRYADHLGSVAAPTAGLHFSDELLAGLRDKGIGLAKITLHVGLGTFRPVETEDLTTLKLHSEWIDVGAEVLEAIRCCSGRVIAVGTTSVRALEGAVQAHGGELKPFTGSVNLVIQPGYQFQVVQGLLTNFHLPKSSLLLLVSALIGRQRLLALYADAIQREYRFFSYGDAMWIAPEAVLPGVRPKQQCQHD, from the coding sequence ATGTCGGATTTACAAGACCGGCAGCTTAGTAGTTACGCGTATTCATTGCCACCTGAGCGCATTGCTCAGGTGCCCGTGGAACCGCGTCACGAGGCGCGTCTTTTCATGGCTCCATTCCACAACGATGGTGCAGAAGCAGCAAGGCATGGGAAAGTTTGGAATCTATTGGACGAGCTTCGTTCTGGAGATTTACTGGTGGTCAATGACACCAGAGTTCTCAAAGCGCGTCTGAAGGTTCGACGTCTCGGTGGCGGTCGATCCGAACTGCTGATGCTTGAGCCTCGCGGAGATGGGTTATGGCTCTGCTTAGCTCGACCCGCGAATCGCACGCGTCCCGGTGACCAGCTTCGTATTGAATCTACAAATATCCGGCTGAAGGTTATGGCGAAAGATCGCGTTAGTGGTGGACGGATTGTGCAGTTTCCTTCAAATTGTCGAGATGCTGAATCGATTGAAACACTACTGGATCAGTTCGGCGAAGTACCGTTACCGCCCTATATAAAGCAACACAACCCTTTCGATGCTGAACGCTATCAAACCCGCTACGCCGACCACCTTGGATCTGTGGCAGCTCCAACGGCAGGACTACACTTCAGCGACGAGCTTCTTGCTGGGCTGCGGGATAAAGGTATTGGGTTAGCGAAGATTACGCTACACGTTGGGTTGGGGACGTTTCGCCCAGTGGAAACAGAAGACCTCACGACGCTGAAATTGCATAGTGAATGGATCGACGTGGGTGCAGAAGTTCTCGAAGCCATTCGATGTTGTTCTGGTCGTGTAATCGCAGTGGGAACAACTAGCGTGCGAGCACTTGAAGGTGCTGTTCAGGCCCATGGTGGTGAACTAAAGCCATTTACCGGATCTGTGAATCTTGTGATTCAGCCAGGCTATCAATTTCAGGTCGTACAGGGTCTTCTCACGAATTTCCATTTGCCTAAAAGTTCTCTTCTTTTATTAGTAAGCGCATTAATTGGACGCCAAAGATTGTTAGCTCTTTATGCCGATGCGATTCAGCGTGAATATCGTTTTTTCTCTTATGGCGATGCCATGTGGATTGCTCCAGAGGCCGTTCTGCCAGGAGTGAGGCCAAAACAACAGTGTCAGCATGATTGA
- the lipB gene encoding lipoyl(octanoyl) transferase LipB, translated as MDQHFHLCAPVPVAIDKLVKHCSSENPHGAFLFEPIKLIPFEQAWSEQQHWQQYLLQQPLADEAVWLLQHPACYTLGRGANINHVHFDPTNPPAPLHRIDRGGEVTYHLPGQLVAYPVLNLQRHVPDLHWYLRQLEQVIIDVLFNLGLKGERLPGFTGLWLEGRKVAAIGVGCRRWITQHGLALNVSCDLRGFSKITPCGIAEYRIGRLCDWLPGLAVSDVQPLLRNALASRFHLTWTTQTW; from the coding sequence ATGGATCAGCACTTTCATCTTTGTGCTCCTGTGCCGGTGGCTATCGACAAACTAGTGAAACACTGCAGTTCAGAAAACCCCCATGGAGCATTTCTTTTCGAGCCCATCAAGCTGATTCCATTTGAACAGGCCTGGAGCGAACAACAACATTGGCAACAATATCTACTGCAGCAGCCCCTCGCTGATGAAGCGGTATGGCTTCTGCAGCATCCAGCTTGTTACACCTTGGGCCGCGGTGCCAATATCAACCACGTGCATTTCGATCCGACTAATCCCCCTGCCCCGTTGCATCGTATCGATCGGGGCGGAGAGGTGACTTATCACTTGCCGGGCCAATTGGTGGCCTATCCGGTACTGAATTTACAACGTCATGTTCCTGATCTCCACTGGTACTTGCGACAGTTAGAGCAAGTCATAATCGATGTCTTATTTAACCTTGGACTAAAAGGAGAGCGGTTGCCAGGCTTCACAGGGTTATGGCTGGAAGGACGCAAGGTAGCGGCAATTGGCGTAGGCTGTCGGCGTTGGATCACTCAGCATGGGCTTGCTTTGAATGTGAGTTGCGATTTGCGCGGCTTTTCTAAAATCACACCCTGCGGCATTGCAGAGTACAGGATTGGTCGACTGTGTGACTGGCTACCTGGGCTTGCTGTGAGTGACGTGCAGCCTTTACTGCGAAATGCCCTGGCCTCGCGATTTCATCTGACGTGGACCACGCAAACATGGTAA
- a CDS encoding AMP-binding protein, producing the protein MTASWTPTAQEKEALKRHGHASRFRRVDDMWPWLANRYGNVTAVDAPHAAHPERFSFRALAELIATAAAAFRAQGILENNVVALFSENSPRWLVADQGLMRCGAADAVRGASTPVEELRYILGDSKATALVVQNADLWRRLNLTLDQQSRLTLVLQLEGEPVDKLTSWDEFLSSGVGGDPIQRPTELKEKSEVASKQLATIFYTSGTTGQPKGVPLTHANLLHQIRSLACVACPKPGSPVLSVLPIWHAYERSASYYFLSCACTQTYTTIKHLKKDLPRVKPVAMATVPRLWESVQISFNDAAKDLPSPLRLLFRIALSNSSAQRQALRRAKNLVLEPVSWLGRLQAFGLACLRWPLHTVASALLWPKLRQQLSGGQLAYPISGGGAIAPHIDAFFEAVGIELLVGYGLNETSPVISCRRPWRNIRSSSGQPMPDTELRVVDPESGVDLGYRQQGKILVRGPQVMSGYWGKPEITKKVLNDDGWFDTGDLGLLLADGSIALTGRAKDTIVLSSGENIEPGPLEQVLVASPLIEQVMLIGQDERQLGALIVPHNEAIIAWASQKGLSLAADLGGNPGSHSLLRLLVTECNRLLGRRTGARADERLAGVALVEPFSIDNGLLTQTLKQRRHRILERDAVLIKGLYARRQQVSVSVRDRKGRFSGD; encoded by the coding sequence ATGACGGCCAGCTGGACTCCCACAGCTCAGGAGAAGGAGGCCCTGAAACGCCACGGCCACGCTAGTCGTTTCAGACGGGTAGACGATATGTGGCCATGGTTGGCCAATCGGTATGGAAACGTCACCGCCGTCGACGCACCGCATGCCGCCCATCCAGAACGTTTTAGCTTTAGGGCTTTGGCTGAGCTTATTGCTACGGCTGCCGCTGCTTTTCGCGCTCAGGGTATCCTTGAGAATAATGTGGTGGCTCTGTTCTCAGAGAACAGTCCCCGCTGGTTGGTGGCAGATCAAGGATTAATGCGATGTGGGGCTGCAGACGCCGTACGAGGTGCCTCAACTCCCGTAGAAGAACTTCGATACATCCTTGGCGATTCTAAGGCTACGGCACTTGTGGTTCAGAACGCCGATCTTTGGAGGCGCCTGAATCTGACGCTTGATCAGCAGTCTCGTTTGACGCTGGTGCTACAGCTGGAGGGAGAGCCCGTGGATAAATTGACTAGCTGGGATGAGTTTCTCTCGTCTGGCGTTGGTGGTGATCCGATTCAGAGACCTACAGAATTGAAAGAAAAATCGGAAGTGGCATCGAAACAATTGGCCACCATCTTTTATACATCGGGCACAACAGGCCAGCCAAAGGGGGTGCCGTTGACACACGCCAACTTATTACACCAAATCCGCTCACTAGCCTGCGTGGCCTGTCCAAAGCCAGGTTCTCCTGTGTTGAGCGTGTTACCGATCTGGCACGCTTATGAACGTAGCGCAAGTTACTATTTTCTGTCCTGCGCTTGTACACAGACGTACACAACGATTAAACATCTAAAAAAAGACTTGCCAAGGGTTAAACCAGTCGCGATGGCGACCGTCCCGCGTCTTTGGGAGTCGGTTCAAATAAGCTTCAACGATGCAGCAAAAGACTTGCCATCTCCCCTCCGGTTGTTATTCCGTATAGCCCTTAGCAATAGTTCGGCTCAACGTCAGGCTTTACGGAGGGCCAAAAATCTGGTGTTAGAGCCAGTCTCCTGGTTAGGACGCCTGCAGGCATTTGGCTTGGCTTGTCTACGCTGGCCTCTGCACACTGTAGCTTCGGCGCTGTTATGGCCTAAGCTCCGGCAGCAACTCAGTGGTGGTCAACTTGCTTACCCAATCAGTGGTGGCGGAGCTATTGCTCCCCACATAGATGCCTTTTTCGAAGCGGTGGGCATTGAGTTGCTCGTGGGCTATGGCCTCAACGAAACAAGTCCGGTGATTAGTTGCAGACGTCCCTGGCGTAACATCCGTAGTAGCTCTGGCCAACCAATGCCAGATACAGAGCTCCGCGTTGTTGATCCTGAATCAGGTGTCGACCTTGGATATCGACAACAAGGCAAGATTCTAGTGCGTGGTCCGCAAGTGATGAGCGGATACTGGGGCAAACCTGAAATCACTAAAAAGGTATTGAATGACGACGGTTGGTTTGATACGGGTGATCTCGGTCTACTTCTCGCAGATGGGTCTATTGCGTTAACTGGTAGAGCAAAAGATACTATCGTCCTAAGTAGTGGAGAGAACATTGAACCAGGTCCTTTAGAGCAAGTCTTGGTTGCCAGCCCATTGATTGAGCAGGTGATGTTAATCGGTCAGGATGAACGCCAATTGGGTGCATTGATAGTGCCCCATAATGAGGCCATTATCGCCTGGGCCAGTCAAAAAGGACTTTCCCTTGCGGCAGATCTGGGGGGAAACCCAGGCAGCCATTCCTTGCTCCGATTGCTTGTAACAGAGTGCAACCGTTTGCTAGGACGACGCACTGGAGCCCGCGCTGATGAGCGTTTGGCTGGGGTGGCCTTGGTGGAGCCGTTTAGCATTGACAACGGCTTGTTGACACAGACCCTGAAGCAACGTCGTCATCGGATCCTAGAAAGGGATGCAGTGCTGATTAAAGGCTTGTACGCCCGGAGGCAACAAGTATCTGTCTCTGTGAGGGATCGGAAGGGGCGGTTCTCCGGTGATTGA
- a CDS encoding recombination protein O N-terminal domain-containing protein — protein sequence MAERQLKGLVLKVGPLGEYDRLLSLLSDAEGLTRLAVPNARRPKSSLAGAVPLTLLELQVSDKGGLARVRQLRVLRNFSRLGRCFETLASAQALCDLSLQLIANDPVEGLLSVVLLHLELLELNGEDIDLIIASTVQASIHLLALGGYALPMQSCCLSGSSLDAPLGQWDWRCSLLPEEGFAIHSQPGSAMELNSSELTLLQRLTRADLPRRKDGELIGPRRVWLRLLNVVELWVYTHLEHRSKALAMLRETLVTPE from the coding sequence ATGGCGGAACGGCAGCTGAAGGGACTAGTCCTGAAGGTGGGACCTCTTGGTGAGTATGATCGCTTATTAAGTTTGCTGAGTGATGCAGAGGGGCTGACGCGCTTGGCTGTGCCAAATGCGCGACGCCCCAAAAGCAGCCTGGCAGGCGCTGTACCACTTACCCTGTTAGAGCTACAGGTAAGTGATAAGGGTGGGCTGGCTCGTGTTCGACAGCTGCGAGTGCTGCGCAATTTTTCCAGGCTGGGGCGTTGCTTTGAAACCCTTGCGTCCGCCCAAGCTCTCTGTGATCTTTCTCTGCAATTGATCGCAAATGATCCTGTGGAAGGACTACTGAGCGTAGTGCTGTTGCATTTGGAGCTATTGGAACTCAATGGCGAGGATATTGATCTCATTATTGCGAGCACTGTTCAAGCGTCAATTCATCTTCTCGCTCTCGGCGGCTACGCTTTACCGATGCAGAGTTGCTGCCTCAGTGGGTCATCACTAGATGCTCCGCTAGGCCAGTGGGACTGGCGTTGCAGTCTGTTACCTGAAGAAGGCTTTGCTATTCATTCACAACCTGGCTCAGCAATGGAACTCAACTCGTCGGAACTGACCTTACTACAACGACTCACTCGTGCGGATCTGCCACGGCGAAAGGATGGTGAGTTGATAGGTCCTCGACGAGTTTGGCTGCGCTTACTAAATGTGGTTGAGCTTTGGGTTTACACCCATCTAGAACACCGCAGTAAAGCACTTGCAATGCTCCGTGAAACCCTTGTTACGCCGGAATAA
- a CDS encoding deoxyribose-phosphate aldolase, giving the protein MSAIRTDFPDLPPLLDQAILDPLLNDEQLHELCDASCQEDVRAICTTPQQLPLLRKRLGSSDRRPNLIAAIGFPFGAIPSELKQAEAEWAASQGAEEFDVVPNFRALANGAINVFADELGALCGLGLPLRVILDMVRLNQDQLAVAVEASIDAGATGVQTGNGFGPACHPDQVLQLVALCRERCVIKAAGGIHSIELIGELVKAGAGLLGTSSAPQLLRSLRQPVG; this is encoded by the coding sequence ATGTCCGCTATTAGAACAGACTTTCCTGATCTACCGCCTCTGCTTGATCAAGCGATTCTTGATCCTCTTCTCAACGACGAGCAGCTTCATGAGCTTTGCGATGCCAGCTGTCAAGAAGATGTAAGAGCCATCTGCACTACACCGCAACAACTACCGCTTTTGCGGAAGCGGTTGGGTTCCTCAGACAGACGGCCAAATCTCATAGCTGCAATTGGATTTCCGTTTGGAGCAATTCCTTCTGAATTAAAGCAAGCAGAAGCGGAATGGGCGGCATCTCAAGGAGCCGAAGAGTTCGATGTAGTGCCTAATTTTCGTGCACTCGCCAACGGGGCCATAAATGTTTTCGCCGACGAATTGGGAGCGCTCTGTGGCCTTGGATTACCATTGAGGGTAATCCTCGATATGGTCCGTCTCAATCAGGATCAACTGGCCGTTGCGGTTGAGGCGTCTATAGACGCGGGCGCTACAGGAGTGCAAACAGGCAATGGCTTTGGCCCTGCCTGTCACCCGGATCAGGTGCTGCAGCTTGTTGCTCTTTGCCGAGAACGCTGTGTCATTAAAGCAGCCGGCGGGATTCATAGCATCGAACTTATTGGAGAACTTGTGAAAGCCGGTGCTGGTCTATTAGGGACCAGCAGTGCCCCGCAACTTCTCCGATCTCTTCGCCAACCTGTGGGCTAA
- a CDS encoding MFS transporter, which produces MSGPSLSTSESALPTGSNPSPGKKQGIQAVMALSDFRKLWLGQIFSQLADKFYIVLMVFLIDQHLLLTSDKANILANMALDYDIDIGTRTKVITMLATGIFVANTIPAMALGTVAGVWADRWPKRRVMVASNALRALLLVFTPLFLLPGPQWLGLPWGYWSLVVMTFLESILTQFFAPSEQATIPVLVPNEHLLAANSLYQVTSMGATILGFALGEPVLKALRHFAASAGMDGGEFILLPLCYGLAALSLARLSLRESPKPLSQISVWAEINEGLQVLRQVPSVRGAMLHLVLLYCLLAALYVLALQLAALIASLGPSGFGALLAMSGLGVTIGAIAIAQMGHRFSRRRLTATGLGTITWALVLLSQLSGSLIFSLTLCGILGIGAALVAIPAQTTIQEKTPEAERGRVFGLQNNLINIALSLPLVLAGTLVSSLGLKPVLLFLATLSLIAAFLEKPWHRC; this is translated from the coding sequence TTGAGCGGACCGAGCCTGTCAACCTCAGAATCCGCGCTGCCTACCGGCAGCAACCCAAGCCCAGGGAAAAAGCAGGGGATTCAGGCTGTGATGGCTTTGAGCGATTTTCGCAAGCTTTGGTTAGGTCAAATATTTTCTCAGCTTGCGGACAAGTTTTACATCGTGTTGATGGTATTCCTGATCGATCAGCACTTGCTATTGACGAGTGATAAGGCAAATATTTTAGCCAATATGGCCTTGGACTACGACATCGATATCGGTACACGCACCAAGGTAATAACTATGCTTGCCACAGGGATCTTTGTCGCGAACACGATCCCTGCCATGGCCCTAGGAACCGTGGCGGGTGTTTGGGCGGATCGTTGGCCAAAACGAAGGGTCATGGTCGCTTCAAATGCCCTGCGCGCTTTGCTTTTGGTGTTTACGCCCCTTTTCCTATTACCCGGGCCACAGTGGCTCGGCTTGCCTTGGGGTTACTGGAGTCTAGTGGTGATGACATTTCTTGAATCAATCCTGACTCAATTTTTCGCGCCATCAGAACAAGCAACAATTCCAGTACTAGTACCCAATGAACATCTTCTTGCAGCGAATTCCCTATATCAAGTTACTAGCATGGGGGCTACGATCCTGGGATTCGCTCTTGGGGAGCCCGTACTGAAGGCATTGCGACATTTCGCTGCCTCTGCTGGGATGGACGGGGGTGAGTTTATTCTCCTTCCTCTTTGTTACGGCCTTGCGGCTCTCAGTTTAGCGCGTCTGTCGCTGCGTGAATCACCTAAACCACTGTCCCAGATATCGGTTTGGGCGGAAATTAACGAGGGACTGCAAGTGTTGCGTCAGGTACCCTCTGTTCGGGGCGCAATGCTCCACCTAGTTCTCCTTTACTGTTTGTTGGCTGCCCTATATGTACTTGCGCTGCAATTGGCAGCTCTGATAGCAAGCCTTGGACCTTCCGGCTTCGGTGCACTTTTAGCTATGAGTGGCTTGGGTGTGACTATTGGGGCTATCGCCATCGCTCAAATGGGACATCGGTTTAGCCGACGACGCCTCACAGCCACGGGACTAGGCACTATTACTTGGGCTTTAGTGCTGCTGAGTCAACTAAGCGGATCCTTGATTTTCAGCCTGACCCTCTGCGGTATCTTGGGCATCGGTGCAGCTCTCGTGGCGATCCCCGCTCAAACCACTATTCAGGAAAAAACACCTGAGGCAGAGCGCGGTCGGGTGTTTGGACTGCAGAACAACCTAATCAACATTGCTTTAAGCCTACCTTTGGTGCTGGCGGGTACCCTGGTAAGCAGCCTTGGCCTGAAACCGGTTCTGTTGTTCCTTGCCACCTTATCCCTAATCGCTGCTTTCCTCGAGAAGCCGTGGCATCGCTGCTAA
- the raiA gene encoding ribosome-associated translation inhibitor RaiA, giving the protein MKVLIHSRNFEITPALREYANTKLERATSHFSDAISEADVHLSVARNPRVSQQTAEVTVFANGTVIRAQERSENLYASIDLVAGKLARQLRRWKERHTDHHHSHGHSASLTPGVDDFSGEKTVYGSLVDGKEARLPDPGVRRKYFAMPPMSIDDARHQLDVIDHDFYLFRDSDSGELQVIYRRNHGGYGVIQARN; this is encoded by the coding sequence ATGAAAGTGCTGATCCATAGTCGTAACTTCGAGATCACGCCGGCATTGCGGGAATACGCCAACACGAAATTGGAACGGGCGACATCTCATTTCAGTGATGCCATCAGTGAAGCCGACGTTCACTTATCTGTTGCTAGGAACCCACGCGTTTCCCAACAAACAGCAGAGGTCACCGTGTTCGCGAACGGCACAGTGATTCGTGCCCAAGAACGCAGTGAGAATCTCTATGCCAGCATCGACTTGGTGGCGGGCAAGTTGGCCCGTCAGCTACGCCGATGGAAAGAGCGCCATACGGATCACCATCACAGCCACGGTCACAGCGCCAGTTTGACACCCGGTGTCGACGACTTTAGCGGTGAGAAAACCGTTTATGGCTCACTGGTCGACGGTAAAGAGGCGCGGTTACCAGACCCAGGAGTGCGGCGTAAATACTTTGCAATGCCACCTATGAGTATTGATGATGCACGGCATCAACTCGATGTGATCGACCATGACTTTTATCTCTTCCGAGATAGTGATAGTGGAGAGCTACAAGTGATTTATCGACGCAATCACGGCGGTTATGGCGTGATACAAGCTCGGAATTAA